A window of Rufibacter sp. LB8 contains these coding sequences:
- the rplL gene encoding 50S ribosomal protein L7/L12: protein MADLKAFAEQLVNLTVKEVNELATILKDEYGIEPAAAAPVMVAGAAGGDAGAAAEEKTSFDVILKSAGASKLAVVKLVKELTGLGLKEAKELVDGAPKPLKEGVAKDEADSLKKQLEEAGAEVEVK, encoded by the coding sequence ATGGCAGATTTGAAAGCATTCGCTGAGCAGTTGGTTAACTTAACTGTAAAAGAGGTTAATGAACTTGCTACTATTCTTAAGGATGAGTATGGTATTGAGCCAGCAGCTGCTGCTCCTGTAATGGTAGCTGGTGCTGCCGGTGGCGACGCCGGAGCTGCTGCTGAGGAAAAAACATCATTTGATGTAATCCTTAAGTCAGCTGGTGCCTCTAAACTAGCAGTTGTGAAGCTGGTGAAAGAACTTACTGGTCTTGGCTTGAAAGAAGCGAAAGAACTGGTTGATGGAGCTCCTAAACCATTGAAAGAAGGTGTTGCGAAAGATGAAGCAGATTCATTGAAAAAGCAATTGGAAGAAGCTGGTGCTGAAGTGGAGGTTAAGTAA